One genomic segment of Cryptococcus neoformans var. neoformans JEC21 chromosome 8 sequence includes these proteins:
- a CDS encoding expressed protein yields MKETPAPLSGHIVYLAPKQFQKCVVPYIARKVENMGGSVGSKPNEATIILVNPSHPKSKDGSVKPLKDQLVRPYHWLTYCATRSILVKLEDMKYQEPIFTYPSQKQDWRPLRAYVSRNLNPLNFGEDRATAQLSCMIQLELGGALVVDKRCDADLIILDYNSGFAKTAMEEKKRFRRFEQRLRDRDWMENCWRTRKLSWEEDDNEKEQKSLEKEKSPKGGKKKNAKKNEDVRVDEASDAGEKAEREAREDSFADEEADHMMRKKIGRPIGKPRIDYTHEDDDFLCRYLAAYHPGGSWASRKTYQMLMHSGFDIASRHSYQSWHERFKKNSSSFSARVERYIKAGIARETLKTEKELKNFRRPNQEDAAADSQGESSVSPLKSNKRKLVSEDDLDNEDADDNVPLRSTRTVKKAKKEGKSPIDPNTNVPSAVKDKGKARAPTPSQTPSISSTKGSSQQSQLEITKVFTEFTDLNPRGGPSDTRYSSRNPQSTSQSEHRLSLLSQSHARRKSGSEDSGRTPDLGAADEPEPAGVYEDPPVFIETVVQKLPDEEEQRLLQTKQQFGKGQAEKDDMAMDAEEVNDLLITALTEDEEEPKRGEVDGEANKQGVAEAMVEMTEVDVEKSEGTSAAKRSEVRVEISASPRVRVGKQADEPHQPTFPRSVSPPMDIQPATELVRRKTASESPAKMSAQGYSQSDEAVDLPQPVEEKESSSADTAPVQAQPALLKLIPSPVHTAIDSDADHHTNHTSSTSFHTPQSSKHRLGRPRPSLLREQILASSTKRRRTQDRLSLSTSSVAGTGAFHKSPVQVVEYDTVYADNAIPPRPPRPSLDTASPITPSVQAENGTAERRPAPPPKPLTWEERSAKVAAGADLAAHMRKQYREKIVDLSNKYGLTVSEVVTRISKLKAGGAKGEHYWDDVEKGFEQALGRKVN; encoded by the exons ATGAAAGAGACGCCGGCACCTCTGTCAGGTCACATCGTCTATCTGGCGCCTAAACAGTTCCAAAAATGCGTTGTCCCCTATATTGCCCGCAAGGTTGAG AACATGGGAGGATCCGTAGGGTCTAAACCCAATGAAGCCACAATCATCCTCGTCAATCCATCCCATCCCAAATCCAAAGACGGTTCTGTCAAGCCTCTTAAAGATCAGCTCGTCAGACCATACCACTGGCTCACTTACTGCGCTACCCGTTCAATACTCGTCAAGCTTGAAGATATGAAGTACCAGGAACCTATTTTCACATACCCTTCCCAAAAACAGGACTGGAGGCCATTGAGGGCGTATGTGTCGAGAAACCTGAATCCTTTGAATTTTGGTGAAGATCGAGCGACTGCCCAGCTAAGTTGTATGATCCAGCTTGAGTTGGGAGGGGCTTTGGTGGTTGACAAGCGGTGTGACGCGGATTTGATAATTTTGGATTACAATAGTGGATTCGCAAAGACGGCcatggaggagaagaagcggtTTAGGAGGTTTGAGCAAAGATTGAGAGATCGGGATTGGATGGAGAATTGCTGGAGAACGAGAAAACTGTcctgggaggaagatgataatGAAAAGGAGCAGAAAAGTttagagaaggagaagagtcCCAAGGGCGgcaagaaaaaaaatgcgaaaaaaaatgaagatgTGAGGGTCGATGAGGCCAGTGACGCCGGGGAAAAGGCAGAGAGAGAGGCCAGGGAAGATTCATTCGCCGATGAGGAGGCGGATCATATGATGCGAAAGAAAATCGGTAGGCCAATTGGCAA GCCAAGAATCGACTACACtcatgaagatgatgacttCCTCTGTCGGTACCTTGCCGCATATCATCCTGGTGGTTCATGGGCTAGCAGGAAAACCTATCAAATGCTC ATGCATAGTGGGTTCGACATTGCTTCACGCCATTCTTATCAGTCATGGCACGAACGCTTTAAGAAGaattcatcctcattctctGCAAGGGTCGAGCGCTATATCAAGGCCGGAATTGCCAGAGAAACGCTCAAAACAGAAAAAGAACTGAAAAACTTTAGACGACCAAATCAAGAAGATGCCGCTGCAGACAGCCAGGGCGAATCCTCTGTCTCACCGCTAAAAAGCAATAAGCGCAAGTTGGTGTCCGAGGATGATCTCGATAACGAGGATGCCGACGACAATGTTCCCCTCAGAAGCACGCGAACGgtgaaaaaggcaaagaaagagggaaagtCTCCTATTGACCCAAATACGAATGTGCCTAGTGCGGTGAAGGACAAGGGCAAAGCTCGTGCCCCCACTCCTTCCCAGACTCCGTCTATATCCTCCACCAAGGGTTCATCCCAGCAATCTCAACTCGAAATCACCAAAGTCTTCACGGAATTCACGGATCTCAATCCTCGTGGAGGACCTTCAGATACTCGCTATTCATCTCGTAATCCTCAGAGCACGTCACAGTCAGAACACCGACTTTCGCTACTCTCACAATCCCATGCCCGCCGAAAATCAGGATCAGAAGATTCAGGTCGGACACCGGATCTTGGTGCGGCCGATGAACCAGAACCTGCAGGGGTATATGAAGATCCCCCGGTCTTTATAGAGACAGTAGTACAGAAGTTGcctgatgaggaagaacagCGGTTATTGCAGACGAAGCAGCAGTTTGGAAAAGGACAagcggagaaggatgataTGGCAATGGATGCGGAGGAAGTCAACGACCTTTTGATCACAGCTTTgacggaagatgaggaagagccTAAAAGGGGTGAGGTAGATGGCGAGGCCAATAAGCAAGGTGTGGCGGAAGCAATGGTGGAGATGACGGAAGTGGATGTGGAGAAGTCTGAAGGAACGAGTGCTGCCAAAAGGAGCGAAGTCAGGGTGGAGATATCTGCGTCGCCTCGCGTGAGAGTGGGAAAACAAGCCGACGAGCCACACCAACCTACATTCCCTCGTTCTGTCAGTCCGCCGATGGATATCCAACCCGCAACTGAGCTCGTTCGCCGAAAAACCGCCAGCGAGTCTCCTGCCAAGATGTCTGCGCAAGGTTATTCACAAAGCGACGAGGCTGTGGACCTTCCTCAACCTGtcgaggagaaagagagcagCAGTGCTGATACAGCACCTGTTCAGGCACAGCCTGCTCTTCTCAAACTAATCCCTTCCCCTGTACATACGGCTATCGACAGTGACGCTGATCACCATACTAATCATACCTCGTCGACCAGCTTCCACACTCCGCAATCCTCCAAGCATCGCTTAGGccgtcctcgtccttcATTACTACGGGAACAGATTCTTGCAAGCTCTACCAAACGACGACGTACTCAAGATCGACTATCACTCTCTACTTCTTCCGTCGCCGGGACCGGGGCATTTCATAAGTCACCAGTGCAAGTGGTGGAGTACGATACAGTATATGCGGACAATGCCATACCGCCTCGACCACCAAGGCCGTCATTGGATACAGCTAGTCCGATTACCCCTAGCGTCCAAGCTGAGAATGGTACTGCTGAACGACGCCCGGCACCTCCACCGAAACCTCTCACATGGGAAGAACGTAGTGCAAAGGTAGCTGCGGGAGCGGACCTGGCGGCGCATATGAGGAAGCAGTATAGAGAGAAAATAGTGGACCTGTCAAACAAGTACGGATTGACCGTTTCAGAGGTGGTTACGCGGATCAGCAAACTGAAAGCGGGAGGCGCAAAGGGAGAACATTATTGGGATGATGTAGAGAAGGGATTTGAGCAAGCGTTGGGCAGAAAGGTTAATTAG